One Triticum dicoccoides isolate Atlit2015 ecotype Zavitan chromosome 3B, WEW_v2.0, whole genome shotgun sequence genomic window, taacaaggggctctccgggagaaagtgataacgagatcctattgttagatttagtaaacttcatttaacccgagtagaggagagatcagcgtcccagagtaaaggtcaaggagtaaaagatcctagtaccacccaatggcgacgtgggcccatgggccgcacagccatgttagtaaaagttttgtaaagtctagactcgacttcggccaaggagttggaagggggattcctacaggcagtcggctctgataccaacttgtgacgcccccgattcaatcgtacactaatcatgcacgcaaatgtgtacgatcaagatcagggactcacgggaggatatcacaacacaactctaaaacataaataagtcatacaagcatcataatacaagccaggggcctcgagggctcgaatacaagtgctcgatcatagacgagtcagcggaagcaacaatatctgagtacagacataagttaaacaagtttgccttaagaaggctagcacaaactgggatacagatcgaaagaggcgcaggcctcctgcctgggatcctcctaaactactccaggtcgtcatcagcgggcagcacgtagtagtaggcacctccagtgtagtaggggtcgtcgtcgacggtggcgtctggctcctggactccaacatctggttgcgacaaccagaaagaaaggaaaggggaaaaaaggggggagaaagcaaccgtgagtactcatccaaagtactcgcaagcaaggaactacactacatatgcatggttatatgtgtaaggaggccatatcagtggactgaactgcagaatgccagaataagagggggataactaatcctgtcgaagactacgcttctcgcagccaccgtcttgcatcaagtagaagagagtagattgaagtcctccaagtagcatctccaaatagcatctccagtagcatcgcatagcataatcctacccggcgatcccctcctcatatccctgagggagagcgaccaccggttgtatctggcacttggaagggtgtgttttattaagtatccggttctagttgtcataaggtcaaggtacaactccaagtcgtcctgttaccgaagatcacggctattcgaatagattaacttccctgcaggggtgcaccacataacccaacacgctcgatcccatttggccggacacactttcctgggtcatgcccggccacggaagatcaacacgtcgcagccccacctaggcaaaacagagaggccagcacgccggtctaaacctaagcgcgcaggggtctgggcccatcgccctgagcacacctgcacgttgcgtgggcggccgaaagcagacctagcctagtggcgttccagtccaattcggcgcgcgccgctccgtcgctgacgtctgaagtgcttcggctgataccacgacgccgggatacccataactactcccgcgtagatggttagtgcgtataggctcgtagccaactcagatcaaataccaagatctcgttaagcgtgttaagtatccgcgaacgccgaacagggccaggcccacctgtctcctaggtggtctcaacctgccctgccgctccgccacaaagtaacagtcgggggccgtcgggaacccaggcccacctctaccgggatggagccacctgccccttcagcccccaactccgaacagtatcacaggtaatgtaacagtgtaaagtatatagtatatgcccgtgatcacctcccgaagtgatcacagcccagtagtatagcatggcagacagacaagagtgtagggccactgatggaacactagcatcctatactaagcatttaggattgcgggtaaggtatcaatgactgtagcagcaatgacaggctatgcatcagaataggattaacgaaaagcagtaacatgctacactactctaatgcaagcagtatagagaagagtaggcgatatctggtgatcaaggggggggggcttgcctggttgctctggcaagagagagaggggtcgtcggtgatgtagtcgaccacaggggcatcagcatcgtcacggggtctaccggagagaaaaggggggagaggagaaacagtaaatacatagcaatcaagtgcataacaggataacaggcagagctagacgtgttctacgcggtaggaggtgataccggtgaaggggggaagcatccgggaagtattcccggggttccgtgttttcgggcagaggagccggagggggggaaagttgcgagttcgataggttaggggggtgtggcggacgaacgggttgcgtatccggaatcgtctcgtcgttctgagcaactttcatgttgaaaatattttaatccgagttacggattaaaagatatgattttctaaagattttattaatttctggaatttatttaattatttaattaattcagaaaatggatttatgacgtcagcatgacgtcatgctgacatcagcagtcaacaggggttgactgggtcaaactgacgcgtgggtccaatgggacccacctgtcatactctgttaggttaattaggatttagttaaactaattactgtttaattaagctaacaggttaattagattaattaattaaggttaattaacttaattaattaatttaattaattaattaattaaatttatttttattttaattattgttttatttatttttatatacttttttttaacgttctggggtgggacccccatgtcattggccccagggggccGATGCGGGCACGGGCGCGTGGGTGCCTGATACGGCACCCGCCCAGGCCAACCGCGGTGGCGGGACTGGCGGGCCACGGTGGGGTGCCGGCGACGcagggaggcagggggcgtgcGCTCGTGGAGCCGGGCAAGGACGACGACGAGCGGGCACGATGGAGGCGGGGCCGCTGTGAGCGCGGCCGAGGCGCGGGCNNNNNNNNNNNNNNNNNNNNNNNNNNNNNNNNNNNNNNNNNNNNNNNNNNNNNNNNNNNNNNNNNNNNNNNNNNNNNNNNNNNNNNNNNNNNNNNNNNNNNNNNNNNNNNNNNNNNNNNNNNNNNNNNNNNNNNNNNNNNNNNNNNNNNNNNNNNNNNNNNNNNNNNNNNNNNNNNNNNNNNNNNNNNNNNNNNNNNNNNNNNNNNNNNNNNNNNNNNNNNNNNNNNNNNNNNNNNNNNNNNNNNNNNNNNNNNNNNNNNNNNNNNNNNNNNNNNNNNNNNNNNNNNNNNNNNNNNNNNNNNNNNNNNNNNNNNNNNNNNNNNNNNNNNNNNNNNNNNNNNNNNNNNNNNNNNNNNNNNNNNNNNNNNNNNNNNNNNNNNNNNNNNNNNNNNNNNNNNNNNNNNNNNNNNNNNNNNNNNNNNNNNNNNNNNNNNNNNNNNNNNNNNNNNNNNNNNNNNNNNNNNNNNNNNNNNNNNNNNNNNNNNNNNNNNNNNNNNNNNNNNNNNNNNNNNNNNNNNNNNNNNNNNNNNNNNNNNNNNNNNNNNNNNNNNNNNNNNNNNNNNNNNNNNNNNNNNNNNNNNNNNNNNNNNNNNNNNNNNNNNNNNNNNNNNNNNNNNNNNNNNNNNNNNNNNNNNNNNNNNNNNNNNNNNNNNNNNNNNNNNNNNNNNNNNNNNNNNNNNNNNNNNNNNNNNNNNNNNNNNNNNNNNNNNNNNNNNNNNNNNNNNNNNNNNNNNNNNNNNNNNNNNNNNNNNNNNNNNNNNNNNNNNNNNNNNNNNNNNNNNNNNNNNNNNNNNNNNNNNNNNNNNNNNNNNNNNNNNNNNNNNNNNNNNNNNNNNNNNNNNNNNNNNNNNNNNNNNNNNNNNNNNNNNNNNNNNNNNNNNNNNNNNNNNNNNNNNNNNNNNNNNNNNNNNNNNNNNNNNNNNNNNNNNNNNNNNNNNNNNNNNNNNNNNNNNNNNNNNNNNNNNNNNNNNNNNNNNNNNNNNNNNNNNNNNNNNNNNNNNNNNNNNNNNNNNNNNNNNNNNNNNNNNNNNNNNNNNNNNNNNNNNNNNNNNNNNNNNNNNNNNNNNNNNNNNNNNNNNNNNNNNNNNNNNNNNNNNNNNNNNNNNNNNNNNNNNNNNNNNNNNNNNNNNNNNNNNNNNNNNNNNNNNNNNNNNNNNNNNNNNNNNNNNNNNNNNNNNNNNNNNNNNNNNNNNNNNNNNNNNNNNNNNNNNNNNNNNNNNNNNNNNNNNNNNNNNNNNNNNNNNNNNNNNNNNNNNNNNNNNNNNNNNNNNNNNNNNNNNNNNNNNNNNNNNNNNNNNNNNNNNNNNNNNNNNNNNNNNNNNNNNNNNNNNNNNNNNNNNNNNNNNNNNNNNNNNNNNNNNNNNNNNNNNNNNNNNNNNNNNNNNNNNNNNNNNNNNNNNNNNNNNNNNNNNNNNNNNNNNNNNNNNNNNNNNNNNNNNNNNNNNNNNNNNNNNGGACGGCGGCACGGCGTCGGTGGGGGTTCGGGCGACGGGGCACTGCGGGGGGGGAGTGGGGGATcggtcccgatccagatcggatcgggagaggGGGAGTGGGAGCGAGTGGATAGGGTTCGGGTGGGGGTGAGAGGATAAGGGAGGAGTGGGGGTCGGCTGGGCCGTGCGGGTGGGCCAGTTGGGCTGGCCTGGctgtcagctgggccggttggcccagtgggggtcccttttcttttcttttgtttttacttttatttattttaccttttctgttttaaaattgtttcctattattttagttttattaaaATACACACGTAGCATCTaatttagtatttcaacttagtccatagtcacaaaaagtctaatcctcaaataaattagtttgacattttattaattacaaaaggtatttaaataattattttcactattgttttaattgttttagggcctttaaacattttatcaaagtttggtttctccaccataattacctatgtattatttggttcacgccGAACATTTAAatcttaatatttgaaaacttttattgtttgctcgattttgaatttgaaatttgaactaggttccgaactaacgcgagtttatccacagtaaccgaggtgacgtggcatcattagtggggattactgtagcttaattacccgggcgtcacatttaGCCTCTTCATCATCTCTGCCACAACATCATCTACTTCAAACGGGGCACCATCCACTCCAGTGCCCTCGCCACCCATCAGATTCACCGCCACCACCGCCAGACATGGAGCGTGAGCGGACTCCGTGCTCATCCTCGCACACTGCTGGCGACTCCCATTGTTGAATCCACACCAGGGCCAAGGGTGGGCAGCAAAGCTAAAGTTTGCCCCAAAATCACCCCGAACCACAACTGGAGATCGGAGACAGAGTGCGCCCGAGAGTGCTGTGAGTTGGGGTAGAGGGATTTGGAATCAGAGGGATTGATGGGAGTTGGGGAATAGAGATTTGGAATCGGAGAATCGCGTGGATGAAAGCGGGATCGAAATCACGCTCACCAGATTTAGCCTAATCCTGCGAACGCCCTGTCGCCAGAGGGCACGAGAAGTTTCCTAGGAGGCAAACAGTAGCCCGCACTAACGTTCCCTTTGAAGGGATGTCAAACGAACACTGTttgctggcagttttagttgccATGCGAGATCAAGTGATGGCGGTTTCTGCTCGTTTTTGCTCAAAATTTCCTTTCTCCCAGACTGTCATGCCGTTCTGAAGAAACTGTCAACCTCCATGCTACTACAACCGTCATTTAAATGTTCGCAAATGCTAATCTTTACAATGAACATTCCTCATATAAGAGGGTCCAAAAACGATTCGTTGTGCATAAAAATTTCTTACCACAACTATCTGCTCCACATATGGCAGATACACAACTATCCCGTACTAACGCGTGGAACTGCATGCGTTGCGACCAGTCACCTGTCACAATCACGGCGACACCTCGAGGGTTCAATTGGCACGATACGACCAATGGTGGTGTAGTCGTATTTCCATTCTCTTCGACCATACTATAATGGAGGTAGGGAAGCGGATTTTTGTCTTGGCGTCGATCACGATCAGAGCGACCAAACATGGCTGCCTCGCCATCTTCGACCCTTGTGAGCCCTCCTCGCGTTGACCTCGACGGGGAGGACACGAGCACGCTGGTTCGTGGCACGCCGGAGTGGCTGCGGTGCGCGGGCCTCGTCCGACGCGCGCTTGAGGCTAACGGATGCGTCGCCGTCGGGTGTCGCCGCCACGTACCGCCGGAGCTGCGGGAGCGGATGCTCGTGGCGATGGCGGAGCTGTTCGCGCTCCCGCCCGAGACGAAGCGCCGGACCGGCGCCGCGGACGGCCCGTACAGGGCGTACATGGAGAAGCGGGACTCCGCCGCGTGCCATCACGAGGCGTTCGGGGTTCTCAACGCGGCCGCCGGCGGCTGCGAGGAGGCCCGCGCGTTCGTTGCGCGCGCGTGGCCGCACGGCAACGACCGCTTCCTGTAAGCTCTGGCCGTTCAGAGCAATCATTTGCTGTGATGTGGCCGAGTAATCGTTTTTCCACGCTGTCATCCAGGGAGACGCTGACTTCGACGGCCGGAGAGATGGCGAGGCTGGGCCGCGTGATCCTCGCTATGGTCGTCGACAGCTACGGCCTCTCGCACCGCTCCGACGAGGTCGTCGACGCCACGGACACCAACTTCCGCATGCTCAGGTACCACAACGACACCACGCGAGCGTCGTCGTTGGACGGGCAGCCGGCCGTCGGCCTCGCCGCCCACGTCGACGGGAGCTATCTGACGGTCCTGTTCCAGAACGACGTGGACGGCTTCGAGCTGAGGACGAGGGACGGCGGAGAGTGGGTGAGGGTGCACTCTCCAGGCCCTGAGTCCCTCCTCGTCGTCGCCGGCCAGCCACTTGTGGTGAGTTGTGAGCTTATGTGCCACAGCCGGCACTTCAATTGCATCTCTTGGTTCACTCGTGGAGTAGTTGGGAACTGACTTGCTGCAGGCTTGGAGTAACGGGAGGGTGCACGCGCCGGTGCACAGGGTGGCCGTCGGCGGGCGGGAGGACCGGCTGTCCTGCGGCGTGTTCCTGCTTCCAAGCAAGAACCTCGTCGTCGACGCGCCGCCAGAGCTGGTCACCGTGGACGCCCCGCGCCGGTTCAGGCCGTTCGAGTACAGTGACTACCTCAGGTTCAAGCACGCCGGTGGAAACGGCGAGGACGTGCTCGACCGCTTCGCTGGGATTTGATACGTTGCATTCTTTTTTATCAAAAAGGTGTCGGCCCCTTGCACGTTGACAAGTTGACAAGTTAAGAATTACACATGTTGACAAGTTGCACGTTGCACTTGACTAGTTTCTTATTCATTAAGCCACTTACTTTACTTGCTTATTAACCAGGCTGCTTATTGCTCAAGTAATTACATACTTGCATGTGGGTATATATACCGCAAATATATCATCAGTAAAGAAATGTATTAATCATTTCTCTATCTCTCTCGCTTTTACTTTGCCCCTTTTCCGTCCCAAACGTCCGGACCCGGGCGGCCTGCCCGGTCGCTGCCCAAACAAAAAAACGTCATCCATGCAGGCCAAACAAACCCATCCGAAATGTCCAGGCTGACCAGCAAACCCTGTATCAGCCCATATGTGGCGTAGATATGGGACGGCGAGACATGCCCGGACGCTTCCGTTATGTAGGACAGACCGCGGTGACCCGCGCCGACGTCCCTGTCCTTGCCCGACCTAccctcttcctctcctcttttcTACCTCGTCCGAACAACCGCCACTGTAACTCCCCCGCCATCGCAGGTCTGCCATCGTCCCCAACCTACAGCTCCACCATCGGAGGCCCCAACCCACAACGTCACCGACCGTGTCGCCACCGGACAAGCTCGTCGTCATCGGATGCTGCCCCTGTACGTGCAACTCCTCCGCACATACACCTTATGCTCTATGTGTTCGATGAAATCTTTGAGCAATCATTTTATTCTTTTGGTCATTTCTAGCTCACTGATGGATTCGTCATCGAATGATGCCTACGGAAACACAAACCTTGATGAATTCATACACAGAGAGTTCATCGAATCGTCGGTTTCAGACGACGAAGATGCTTAAATTATGATGATGAACTTACATGAAGAAATGAGAAAGGAAGAGAAGCATGTACTGAACCTCAAGGATTCGATAAAGGGCAGGAGAGTTAATCCCCGTGATAGGACTGTTGGCGCATGTCTTCTGTACATGGACTAATTCACATCGGACCCAACATACCATGAAGGTTTCTTTCGATGTCACTTCCGGATGAGCAGAGCTTTATTCCTGCGCGTAGTGAATGCCGTGGAGGAGGCTGATGACAACTTAAAGCCGAGGAAGGAATGTAGCGGGCAACTTTCCTTCTCTCCTCTGGAGAAATGCATGGCTGCTCTAAGGATGCTTTCTTATGGTAAGGCCGCATATGCCATTAATACTGAAATTCGGATGGGAGAGACCACGTACTTGAACACCACATTGCAATTTGCACGGACTATGGTGAAGGTGTTTGGACAAAAGTACCTGAGCGAATCAACCGTGGAGGACACGGAAAAAATTGTTAGCACTTGGAGCATCAAGAGGATTTCCATGTATGCTCGGTTCAGTTGATTGCATGCACTCGCAATAGAAGAATTGCCCCAAACATTTACGCGGGTAGTACCAAGGTCACACCAAAGAAGCTACCatcagagtatttaacaaaaaactaccacatttcatgAAAACGTTCCTACAAACTACCACTTTATAAATTTGTGCCGAAAACTACCATTTTCTCGCTAATCCTTGACTAAAAACTACCAAGTCTGAAAAGAGCCCGATTCGGCTCTTTTGGACGCGTTTCTGACTAGTTGGGCCCGCACGTCAGTGCCGATCTTCTTGCTCCTCCTATATCTCTCTTAGGCATTTCAACAAACACCTCGTCTTCGTGCCCCACGGTGGGGAGCTCGCCGGTGAGGTAGTTGTTGGCGAGGCCCAGCACGGCGAGCCTGGGCGCCCTGAGGAGTGTGGCGGGGAGCACACCACCAACGCGCTCCCGCAGCTGGTGGCCAACACCGACACACCGCTCGGGCCCAGCCAGTACATGGAGGTGTACCTGTTCGGGCTCCTGGACGATGACGCCAAGAGCGTGGCACCGGGCGCGTTCGAGCGACACTGGGGCATGCTCCGCTTCGACGGCCAGCCCAAGTTCCCCATGGACCTAACCGGGAATGGGCAGAACACCATGCTGGTGCTGGCCAAGGGAGTGCAGTACCTGCCCAGAACATGGTGCGTCTACAACCCCAACGCCGAGGACAAGAGCAAGCTGGTCGAGAACATGAATTATTCCTGCACCTTCGCCGACTGCACCGCGCTTGGCCTCGGCTCCACCTGCTACGGCATGGACGTCaatggcaacacctcctacgccttcAACATGTACTTCCAGGTGCAGAACCAGAAGGACGAGGCCTGCGACTTCCAGGCGCTCGCCGTGCCCACGCAgaccgtcctcgtcctcgtccaggAGACTGACCCCTCCACTTCTAGGAGCTCAACCTCTCCGACAACGCGCTCGCGGGCTGGCTCTCTGTTGCGCTTCTCATGGCGCCCGGGCTCGCTGTGCTGGGCCTCTCCAACAACTACCTCGCCGGCGAGCTCCCCGCCGTGGGGCATGAAGACGAGGTGTTTGTTGAAATGCTAAGAGAGATATAGGAGGAGCAAGAAgatagacactgacatgtgggcccaactagTCAGAAACGCGTTTAAAAGAGCCGAATCGGGCTCTTTATAGACTTGGTTGTTTTTAGTCAAGGATTAGTGAGAAAATGGTAGTTTTCGGCACAAATTTGTAAAGTGGTAGTTTGTAGACACGGTTCCACGAATTATGGtacttttttgttaaatactctaccatCATACTTGAAGCAGTTGCATCAAAGGACTTggggatttggcatgctttctttagcACGCCTGGTTCTAACAATGACATCAATGTTCTCGAACAATCTCATTTGTTCGAGAGACTTTATAATGGGGAAGCTCCACCGTGCAACTAACAGCCAATTGGCATAACTACAACACAGGGTACTATCTTGCTGGTGGTATCTATCCCCAATGTGcggcatttgtgaagactatctgatCCTCATGGTAGTAAACAATGTTTCTTTGCACAAGCACAAGAAGGTACTACGAAGGATGTGTAGAGGGTATTCAGATAGCTCCAAGCTCGTTGGGGTATTGTTCATAGAGCTGCAATGATGTGGGAGCGGAGACACTTTGGAAGGCCGGGCCAACGTTGTCCAATATCACATCTAGGCACGTCCGCGGACGTATAAAGTTCTAGATATGTCTGGTCCGGTTGTAGACGCTCTTAACACGTTATCAACACTTTTGTTCTCAACGAACTGATTGTAGCTTAGATGGTTAAGTTCCTTGTGATGGAACCAACTCACGACTGTTCAAATCCTACATTTGACATTAGCTCTTgcatttttctagatttatttcaggCTTTGGGTGATGTTCGTTCAGTGGGAGAAGATGTTTTAGGCAACTATGAAGTTGCCTGTGGTAGCTTCGTGAATCTCAATGTTTTACTGGCTCGGtatcttgaaggtgctcatagaggtATGTTATGTGTGTGTTCATAGGTGTAAGTGTATGCGCATGTACGTGGACATAGAATGTGGGTTTGTACTATGTTAAAAAACACCTTTGTTCTCCGTTCACCCACTGTCGGAACATGGAAGACAGGAGTAGTGCCATTGGCACTGAACATGGTAGCACCGTCGGCACCTGGCCAGAACTCTACCAAGAGCAACTACGCACAAGAACGGCGGAAGAGAGAAGGCACCATCCTTGGCGCGAGCAGTGTACTCCATGCACGCCAATTTGGCGACGGCTCGGTCCTCAGCTGGCACACGGCGGTGTGGTCTCTACCATCATCCCTGATGTCGCTTCAAGACGCAATGATCGGCGCTCTACCATCATGGTGGCAAGGCTCTTCCGACCGGAGGCAGCCACGACGTCACTCCTCGTGCCCCAGCACGTGGAGGGTTTGCATGGTTGCGGTATGACAGCGCCCACGTCTGCGACATGCTGGCACGGCTACAGCACACAGAGTTTTTGGAGGAGTCTATCAAGATTTTCAAAAGAGATTGGACAAAATATTCTTGAAATGGAGATGAACATTGTAGTGAAAAATTCACCCGCATTTTTTTTACTGAGAAATGAGAAACTATTCTACCTACTCTTAACACTCCCTTTATGCAACACCTCATCCTAGAATTAGTACCACCGCATCCATGAGCTTGACGCGccaccaccgttgagaaggatggtcATGGCCGCACTGGAATCGAGCACCATCGTCTCAAAGGACGACCCGTATCCCGTAGCTCTAGCATGGTGAACTCGTGTCGGCTTGGACCACATCTCACCGCCCGCCGCTGAAGACGCCACTGCGAGCCGCAACGTGAGCGATACTTGTCGTTGCTGCATGAGATGCCAGAAGGAGGAGACCCAGAAGATTGACACAAACTGCCATGGAAGAGGCTAGGAGGACGACACGAACGCATGCACTCGTGTAGCCGATGGAGAGCTAACAACATAGGTGGGTACAATCGCTGCCTAGTTCTTCGGTCGTATTGTTTTTTCATGTTTATGTTAGATCATGCATAACATGTGAATATTatggaaactgaaaaacaacaaattttCAACAGATGCTTGACttctaaatactccctccattcggaattacttgtcacgaaaacgtctagatacatccattttcgcgacaagtaattccgaatgaaGGGAGTACAAGGACAAAGCTTGTGACATGTACAAACATATATGCCGACAAGGTTGGGTTCAGTATTGGAAAGAATTGAACAAAGAACTAAGTAGATTGTGTTGTACtcccactagtgtcaaaaacattcttatattatgagacgaaggGTGTATATCAgaaatatatatactccctccataaagaaatataagagcgtctaGATCACTaactagtgatctaaacactcttatatttctttacagagggagtagtttgtaGTAACCGAGGACATTGAGAAACTAAGTCATCAAATGACACTAAAGCAATGCGCGTTCAGATAATTGTGTTAGTGTTTGGAGTCGCTAGAGGCTATTTAGATAGTGGAAAAGGTTGTAGTTGATCATAATCATTATCTCGCTAGTCCCAATAAGTTAAGCTTGGAACGACGTGTTGTAGAAGTGGACATGAAGCTAGTTAGCTAGAGACAAAGAGTTAGGATGAAGTCAACCCAAGTGTATGGGTTCATGAGGTAGTTTTACGATGGAGATGACAAAGTGTCGTTCCTAAGGATATATTGCAGGAGATTGATTGCGAGTTAAGTATTTAGAACCCAGCGAAGCACACATTGAAAAATTTTCATTGTCAAGGATGGATTGCAATAATGAAATTGGTTGCGAGGGCAAGAAGTATTTAGAATCTAGTGATGCTCAAACATAGTTGGAATACATGAATAATAAGCAGATATAGTATCCTGCATTTTTGCTTGCCTTTTAAATCAACGAGGAAGCCAGTTGGATAGCTAATTTTTTGGGTGTACATGATCGGTCAATCATGGATTACACATGCTTTGGTGCTGGTGTACTAGTTGACACCATGTTTTTCATACTAGTAAATCTGAAGTTTGAAATGTGGTGGCAAATGATACAACATCACCGGCCATAAGAAAAGTAGCACCATCTTTTTTTGAATAAAAGAAGGGCctccccctccgatttctattaagagAAACCATCTGATTCGGACAATATGTGTGACACTAGATTCTATGTACTTGTTGCACTCGATGTCCATCTTTGATAATGACACTTTGTCCGCTCCTCCGTACAACTCCTTCATGAACTCATACACCTGGGTCGGATTCATCTCAGCTCCCCATATTTGACCAATTAGCTTCATGTTCTTCTATACATCACGTCATGCAACTAATTGGGACTAGCAAGATAATGATTGTGAACACTTGTAACCCTTTGCACGTCCAAACCCCCCTCTCCGCTTGACACTAAATTAACCATGAGCATTGTAATCCATCTTTGTAGTGTCCTTCGATGACTCAATTTGTGGATACCCTTGGTTACTACTCCCTTTGACCcacaatataagaacgttttttacactatactagtgtcaagaacgttcttatattatgggatggagggagtacaaactaTATATTTCTGATATACAGTACAAGAGTAAATTGTAAAAAACCACCACAATTGGGGACCCTAATTCGAGAAACCACCACCtttcgatttttttttcaaaaaccgccACTATTGTGCTGACAGTTTTCAAAAAACACTAATTGCTCGATAAGCAATGTTTGACTCTAGATCTGACCGTTGGGTCCCATTGTCAGCAAGTAAAGAGATAGACAGAAGAAACAGACGTTTA contains:
- the LOC119275213 gene encoding probable 2-oxoglutarate-dependent dioxygenase AOP1 isoform X2; this translates as MAASPSSTLVSPPRVDLDGEDTSTLVRGTPEWLRCAGLVRRALEANGCVAVGCRRHVPPELRERMLVAMAELFALPPETKRRTGAADGPYRAYMEKRDSAACHHEAFGVLNAAAGGCEEARAFVARAWPHGNDRFLETLTSTAGEMARLGRVILAMVVDSYGLSHRSDEVVDATDTNFRMLRYHNDTTRASSLDGQPAVGLAAHVDGSYLTVLFQNDVDGFELRTRDGGEWVRVHSPGPESLLVVAGQPLVAWSNGRVHAPVHRVAVGGREDRLSCGVFLLPSKNLVVDAPPELVTVDAPRRFRPFEYSDYLRFKHAGGNGEDVLDRFAGI
- the LOC119275213 gene encoding probable inactive 2-oxoglutarate-dependent dioxygenase AOP2 isoform X1 translates to MAASPSSTLVSPPRVDLDGEDTSTLVRGTPEWLRCAGLVRRALEANGCVAVGCRRHVPPELRERMLVAMAELFALPPETKRRTGAADGPYRAYMEKRDSAACHHEAFGVLNAAAGGCEEARAFVARAWPHGNDRFLETLTSTAGEMARLGRVILAMVVDSYGLSHRSDEVVDATDTNFRMLRYHNDTTRASSLDGQPAVGLAAHVDGSYLTVLFQNDVDGFELRTRDGGEWVRVHSPGPESLLVVAGQPLVLGTDLLQAWSNGRVHAPVHRVAVGGREDRLSCGVFLLPSKNLVVDAPPELVTVDAPRRFRPFEYSDYLRFKHAGGNGEDVLDRFAGI